The Taeniopygia guttata chromosome 4A, bTaeGut7.mat, whole genome shotgun sequence genome has a segment encoding these proteins:
- the LOC115495286 gene encoding HEPACAM family member 2 isoform X2 produces the protein MFPVPLLLPLLLAPGSATVAPGVTARTLAPCYSADLRPAAGSLVSAVGCTVLLTAPALRGSRAVSWEYRAGSEDGVILSYGFHHPPNVSHLYEKRVTFNESNLSLQVVLQRGDSRLYRLRALEEATTWFHLHVVEPLSQPKIVGNSWVEAGSNTKLVCNVLQGKADAYWWMKNGVLLVESERIQFVENTTLCILRASISDSGYYTCIVSNAVSQNETSFLLKVHHYTNVVLPVMLTCVIIGSLAGVFVWYQRREDSCDNC, from the exons ATGTTCCCcgtccccctcctcctccccctcctcctcgCCCCCGGCAGCGCCACGGTCGCCCCGGGGGTCACAG CCCGCACGCTCGCTCCCTGCTACTCGGCCGACCTGCGCCCGGCCGCGGGCAGCCTGGTGTCGGCCGTGGGCTGCACCGTGCTGCTGACGGCCCCGGCGCTGCGGGGCAGCAGGGCCGTGTCCTGGGAATACCGAGCGGGCTCGGAGGACGGGGTCATCCTCAGCTATGGCTTCCATCACCCCCCCAACGTGTCCCACCTCTACGAGAAACGCGTGACGTTCAACGAGTCCAACCTGTCGCTGCAGGTGGTGCTGCAGCGTGGGGACAGCCGCCTCTACCGCCTCAGGGCCCTGGAGGAGGCCACCACCTGGTTCCATCTGCACGTTGTGG AGCCACTGTCCCAGCCAAAAATTGTGGGCAACTCTTGGGTGGAGGCAGGAAGCAACACCAAACTGGTTTGCAACGTGCTGCAAGGAAAGGCAGATGCCTACTGGTGGATGAAAAATGGGGTGCTGCTCGTGGAAAGTGAGCGCATCCAGTTTGTGGAGAACACAACGCTCTGCATCCTGCGGGCGTCCATCAGCGACAGCGGCTACTACACCTGCATAGTGAGCAACGCCGTGAGCCAGAATGAGACCTCCTTCCTGCTCAAGGTCCACC ACTATACCAATGTGGTGCTGCCTGTGATGCTGACCTGTGTCATCATCGGCTCGCTCGCAG GTGTTTTCGTCTGGTACCAGAGAAGGGAGGACTCATGTGACAACTGTTG A
- the LOC115495286 gene encoding HEPACAM family member 2 isoform X1 codes for MFPVPLLLPLLLAPGSATVAPGVTARTLAPCYSADLRPAAGSLVSAVGCTVLLTAPALRGSRAVSWEYRAGSEDGVILSYGFHHPPNVSHLYEKRVTFNESNLSLQVVLQRGDSRLYRLRALEEATTWFHLHVVEPLSQPKIVGNSWVEAGSNTKLVCNVLQGKADAYWWMKNGVLLVESERIQFVENTTLCILRASISDSGYYTCIVSNAVSQNETSFLLKVHHYTNVVLPVMLTCVIIGSLAGVFVWYQRREDSCDNCCRTGSVLL; via the exons ATGTTCCCcgtccccctcctcctccccctcctcctcgCCCCCGGCAGCGCCACGGTCGCCCCGGGGGTCACAG CCCGCACGCTCGCTCCCTGCTACTCGGCCGACCTGCGCCCGGCCGCGGGCAGCCTGGTGTCGGCCGTGGGCTGCACCGTGCTGCTGACGGCCCCGGCGCTGCGGGGCAGCAGGGCCGTGTCCTGGGAATACCGAGCGGGCTCGGAGGACGGGGTCATCCTCAGCTATGGCTTCCATCACCCCCCCAACGTGTCCCACCTCTACGAGAAACGCGTGACGTTCAACGAGTCCAACCTGTCGCTGCAGGTGGTGCTGCAGCGTGGGGACAGCCGCCTCTACCGCCTCAGGGCCCTGGAGGAGGCCACCACCTGGTTCCATCTGCACGTTGTGG AGCCACTGTCCCAGCCAAAAATTGTGGGCAACTCTTGGGTGGAGGCAGGAAGCAACACCAAACTGGTTTGCAACGTGCTGCAAGGAAAGGCAGATGCCTACTGGTGGATGAAAAATGGGGTGCTGCTCGTGGAAAGTGAGCGCATCCAGTTTGTGGAGAACACAACGCTCTGCATCCTGCGGGCGTCCATCAGCGACAGCGGCTACTACACCTGCATAGTGAGCAACGCCGTGAGCCAGAATGAGACCTCCTTCCTGCTCAAGGTCCACC ACTATACCAATGTGGTGCTGCCTGTGATGCTGACCTGTGTCATCATCGGCTCGCTCGCAG GTGTTTTCGTCTGGTACCAGAGAAGGGAGGACTCATGTGACAACTGTTG TAGAACTGGGTCAGTCCTGCTGTAG